Below is a window of Xiphophorus couchianus chromosome 1, X_couchianus-1.0, whole genome shotgun sequence DNA.
CGGTTGGCGTGCTCAAGTTTTTTCTGGCGATTCTCCAGCTCCTtggccctctgctgttcacgcTGCAGCTTTCGGATGTAATCCACTGATGCCTTCAGGATGGTGCCTTTGTTCCAGCGCATGTCtctaaaaatcacaaagatgcCATTATTCCTTTGCTTGACATTTTAATGTCAGTCAACATTCTCAACCTTAAGAGTTGctttaagacaaaaatgagAAACGTTTGGTATTTAACCACATGTAATTGCAGTGCTTCAGATTGAAAAACCTCTATAATGCTATAAGAGCAAGACTAGCAAGGTGTGCTTCAGAGCTGCAACATCACAGGCTAAAACGATAAGATGTAAGGATTGAATTAAGATTacttaaaaaagaataatatcaGAGAAAATGAATTATATTTAGACATATAATGGTAATGTCCGAGGGGAGTggatttatcaaaataaaaaataggccTTTCAAACAACTAGCAAATGTTACAATATTCAGGGTGAACCACAAACTGTGGAGCGACCTTTATTGATTCACTAAAGGTCACATTTAGCCTTCAAGCAGAAAATGGGTTATCAAATACACCAATGTGTAGTTTTAAAGTTCAGCTGCATCTAATACAAGAATTCATCAGTTACACAAATCAAGACCATTGCCTCAAATGTTACAGTGTTTTCTGGTACAAAACCCCCCTTGTGGGTTTCCTCCTACAATGTTTCCTTGAGTTTCTGTTTGCAGAGATAGCAACATAGAGAGGGGACTTGgctataaaaaaagaattaatatTAAAGGagtacagattttttttatatgtactcTAGAACAGGTTTAacttttctattctttttatgtttatagtATTATCTTCACAACCAATTACAGAAACCACACACTGCTATAATCTTCAGATATGAGATACGAGAATACAACAATCCAAAGAAAGTATGAATCGGTTCATTATTTCAAGCTTTCTGAAGTAAAATCAAAGCAATGGGAAACTTACGGGTCATTGGATTTTGGAATCAAAGTCCCCAACTCCTTGATACGATCATTGATGTTAAACCGACGTCTTCTTTCAACTGCAAAACAAGCAAGGAATTAAACAAACATAGCTCCAGGATTTATTAAAGAGCAACCATACTATTTCAGAGCCAGAAACTTAAAACGGTtcaatatatgaaaaaaagaatcccAATTGGCTCtacattcttttaaaataagaaatatatgaTGTACTATAAGGATGAAGTTAACCGGAGATATGAAACGCCATCAAAAAGCATACTATTctctcaaattaaaatgacaaaattttgTCATAAGGATGTGTGGTCACTTATTGGCAACtcaaaaaaagatgcagttttttttttttacatttactttccTCAAAGCTCctaaacgcaaaaaaaaaaaaagagtgaaaatagTGACAGAGAAGAGGGCAGATTTCTTTGAAACAACTCAAACATTGGATtcaaaggacagaaaaaaactaagttgTGGGAGAAAGAAATTACATAGTTCAAACTATGAATGATAAGCGCAATAAGTCAGCAGTCAGACGACCAAAGCGAACATTCCTTCtggaagaaaaacttttctgaGGCTGCTGTCAGTACAACACATCTGATAACGACTATGCATTATTCTATAAACAACAACTCTATGAATAGTCCCTCTCTATATACTATTACTAGGTGAAGTAGTCACTCATTTTTTTGAGTATCACAGCTAAATGAAGGAAAAAGTGGGGCAGTACATAGTGTGGTAGAACAGATTCCTAATATGCAACTGAACTTTTATTCTTGACGCTGTAATCCAGAGGTTTGAATCCCAAACCCCAAATTCTTTAGCTCTGCAGgctgttcagaaatatttccttACTTCTAGCTTCTCAATGGACAAATCAATATTTGCTATTAAAACCACTCAATACTTCACCAATGCTACTTTTATTTGGCATGGTCAATTTTTGCATTGATGCCATAGCTTGGTGTTTGCATATGAGGTCATCACTCTGTCAAGTTTCAACTGtgctctgtttgcttttttattttaactattttataGTTCTAGATTTTGGATGTAAAAATGAATATGATCAAAATGAATTAGAAATAAAGATATCATTAAAAAGGATTTGTAAGGTATTTGGATGGTGCGTCAAGCAAAATAGTTTGTCAAATGTtaattttggcaaataaaataGGATGCTGCAATTGGAACTTACTCAAATTATGGTTGTCTTTCTTCTGCCTTTCTTTTGCGAGGGCTCTTACCTCAACTTCTGGAAAAAGTGCTTTGGTTAGTTAAAAATAAGGGTGCCATAAATGCTTTACAagtgatttaaaagaaacagcacTGGTTTGTGTAGTTTGGAGATGAATACTGAGACGTACCCACAGGAAATCCTTCTGGCCTTTGATAGGTGTCAAATTTTCCACAGGATTCAGACTTGTCCAGCATGTGCATGATGGATGGGGATTGAGACACTACATAACAAATaacaagaaaactaaacaaTCAGTGCAAAAAAGCATGCATTTTCATAATCCCAATCCCCAGGCAGGTAATATTATTAAAGAATTGATGCAATCGTAAATTTAAATCCATAGCCACTGTCTGTATAAGATCTGCTCTGCTTCCTGCTCACCTGAGTATTCCCTTTTGATGTTGGAAAGATTGGCAGGGCAGGAGTTACTGATGGGCAGGCCCTGCTGAGGCATGCCCTGATTACCGTACATGTCCATGAGGTTAGCAGATACAGGGATCTGGGGGAGTGACGGAGAGAATACATCTATCTTTATTAGAGGCTTATCAAACCACAGTAATGAGAACGACAATGCAGTGGGAAAATGTCAGAATTGATGTTAGGGTTTTTATTGCAGTCAGGCAAATGGCATCACTTTGTGATCCGTCAATACGGCATGAAGCACTTACTGAACTCATTAATTACCATACACTTTTCTGTTCATtagtgaaaaaagtaaataaatgtgcagAACCACATGAACACTGCTTTAAGATGTAAGCTCtaaaatgtcagtttatttCCATTAGCATGCAGATCATTTATTCTCAATCTCTTATATGTTGCGACCTTTCACAGACAGCTCTGTGCTGACAGTAACACACCAGAAAACTCACACACCGTGTTTGCCATTTGCAGTCCAGGATCCATCAAGCCGAGGATCTCATCACTGTAACTGGACTCCAGACTAATAATGTCGTCAATGACATCATCCATCTACAATCAGACACAAAAGCCGAGGTTCAATTAACTCTACTAACACGAAATGTGAAAGCACAACCCGTTTACAATGAAACCGCTCACACCTCTTTCTCGCAGTTAGAGTTGAGGGTCAGTAAGGCCATAGGGCTGTTGGGGGCGCTGTTGCCCAGCCCTGGCGGCATGCCCCCGTGGTCAGAGGACTGGTTGGGGCAGGGCAAGCTCAATGCCTGGGAACCAAGCTTTCCCAGGTACCgcttcacctgctgctgctgcgagCGCTGGATGTGGTACTTGGTTGGATTTTCCAAATGAGTCTGAACCTGTTGATCGAAAGCAGAAAACATAATTCTAAGAAAACATAATACTCTGAGATTAGGGTGACACCTACTGGGTAGAAGAAGGTCAACAAAGGAACAGTTTTACTTAAACATCTGAGTTGTcgcaaaaatatttctcatcaaAGTGAAACATGTCTCATGAATCGCTATCTATGTCCCCCTTGACTTTGTATGGTGAAATCTTAAACTACTATTATGAGCTTCAGATGTTAAAATGAGTGGCTAAATGACaaattttattacagtttacAAGTATTTGAGGCTTTCATTTGGAAGCATGTAAGGAAGTATTTCTTGAGTGAGACTGCCGTGTTGACAGAGGTgtcaaaaaattgtttttgttgtgctgGGGGACAAACTCAattacaaaataagtaaaagcaaaaaaagaaatctgaactgAGCTTGAAAAGTAATGAAATCTATATTGTATTTTGAAAACACGGCAGAAcatatttaatgaattttgGAATTCAGACAACCTTGGAACTGATAACATATTCTTCAAAAGACTGTCCTTTGTGACAAATtcatttaaccctcctgttatgttgcgaGTCAAATTGAcctgttttaaagttaaacatttttttttaaacagttgaaaatattttttctgcatggaactttttatatttatcttaATAAGCACActctaaatataaattaaaaatggttcattttacacatttgcaccACCCCCTGCGTCTACTTTTAACATAGATACTATTCTGGTCAATTTGACCAGGCAATCAAGTTAAAGggtaaaaaaggtaaaaacatttccagttctatatgtttccttgtacctatgaaccatatttcaccacacactcactcaccacacacacatacatgcacccCTGCACgaacacaagcccactttctcgctattctctttacttcactaggaaactgcgagaaagcaggtgttcatacaacttttgacgggaaccttttctgttcccgtggGCAAACTtcacccacactgagtggacaCTCAGTAGAAGTGGGGGGAAAACATACATattctctgcatgactcatttatcttgattttaatcagtgggtcaatttgacccagaacatTATATGtctctcaagttcaattataaagatcacccattgaaaaaaaaaaaaaatcaaaatcaaaatgtaatatacatttttttacaaaatatcaaTTTCGAGGATAATTATTGctagtaaattaaattttttatgtccaaatgagtaaataagTAAGTAATCACCATTGATTCTTTATTTGTGAgagataaaaaaacatcat
It encodes the following:
- the mitfb gene encoding melanocyte inducing transcription factor b isoform X1, which translates into the protein MQSESGIVPDFEAGEDLQDEPKTYYELKSQPLKNSSPSDQHGASKPPLSSSAMTSRILLRQQLMREQLQEQERREQQRQQSSHYPQTTATQTPAINVSVPVSVSAGAQVPMEVLKVQTHLENPTKYHIQRSQQQQVKRYLGKLGSQALSLPCPNQSSDHGGMPPGLGNSAPNSPMALLTLNSNCEKEMDDVIDDIISLESSYSDEILGLMDPGLQMANTIPVSANLMDMYGNQGMPQQGLPISNSCPANLSNIKREYSVSQSPSIMHMLDKSESCGKFDTYQRPEGFPVEVEVRALAKERQKKDNHNLIERRRRFNINDRIKELGTLIPKSNDPDMRWNKGTILKASVDYIRKLQREQQRAKELENRQKKLEHANRHLMLRIQELEMQARAHGLAITSSALCSAEVGVRPIKQEPALEDCQQDLYTLHPHHQHHPACTPEQPSTLELTEGHSNFPDDHYGSVHGKAGSKLNDILMEDNLSPVRGGDPLLSSVSPDTSQDSSRKSSVSMDENEEGC
- the mitfb gene encoding melanocyte inducing transcription factor b isoform X2, with the protein product MQSESGIVPDFEAGEDLQDEPKTYYELKSQPLKNSSPSDQHGASKPPLSSSAMTSRILLRQQLMREQLQEQERREQQRQQSSHYPQTTATQTPAINVSVPVSVSAGAQVPMEVLKVQTHLENPTKYHIQRSQQQQVKRYLGKLGSQALSLPCPNQSSDHGGMPPGLGNSAPNSPMALLTLNSNCEKEMDDVIDDIISLESSYSDEILGLMDPGLQMANTIPVSANLMDMYGNQGMPQQGLPISNSCPANLSNIKREYSVSQSPSIMHMLDKSESCGKFDTYQRPEGFPVVEVRALAKERQKKDNHNLIERRRRFNINDRIKELGTLIPKSNDPDMRWNKGTILKASVDYIRKLQREQQRAKELENRQKKLEHANRHLMLRIQELEMQARAHGLAITSSALCSAEVGVRPIKQEPALEDCQQDLYTLHPHHQHHPACTPEQPSTLELTEGHSNFPDDHYGSVHGKAGSKLNDILMEDNLSPVRGGDPLLSSVSPDTSQDSSRKSSVSMDENEEGC
- the mitfb gene encoding melanocyte inducing transcription factor b isoform X3, which translates into the protein MEAAGVQVYRPCSFDFLSPSDQHGASKPPLSSSAMTSRILLRQQLMREQLQEQERREQQRQQSSHYPQTTATQTPAINVSVPVSVSAGAQVPMEVLKVQTHLENPTKYHIQRSQQQQVKRYLGKLGSQALSLPCPNQSSDHGGMPPGLGNSAPNSPMALLTLNSNCEKEMDDVIDDIISLESSYSDEILGLMDPGLQMANTIPVSANLMDMYGNQGMPQQGLPISNSCPANLSNIKREYSVSQSPSIMHMLDKSESCGKFDTYQRPEGFPVEVEVRALAKERQKKDNHNLIERRRRFNINDRIKELGTLIPKSNDPDMRWNKGTILKASVDYIRKLQREQQRAKELENRQKKLEHANRHLMLRIQELEMQARAHGLAITSSALCSAEVGVRPIKQEPALEDCQQDLYTLHPHHQHHPACTPEQPSTLELTEGHSNFPDDHYGSVHGKAGSKLNDILMEDNLSPVRGGDPLLSSVSPDTSQDSSRKSSVSMDENEEGC
- the mitfb gene encoding melanocyte inducing transcription factor b isoform X4, with amino-acid sequence MLEMLGYQPYEVQTHLENPTKYHIQRSQQQQVKRYLGKLGSQALSLPCPNQSSDHGGMPPGLGNSAPNSPMALLTLNSNCEKEMDDVIDDIISLESSYSDEILGLMDPGLQMANTIPVSANLMDMYGNQGMPQQGLPISNSCPANLSNIKREYSVSQSPSIMHMLDKSESCGKFDTYQRPEGFPVEVEVRALAKERQKKDNHNLIERRRRFNINDRIKELGTLIPKSNDPDMRWNKGTILKASVDYIRKLQREQQRAKELENRQKKLEHANRHLMLRIQELEMQARAHGLAITSSALCSAEVGVRPIKQEPALEDCQQDLYTLHPHHQHHPACTPEQPSTLELTEGHSNFPDDHYGSVHGKAGSKLNDILMEDNLSPVRGGDPLLSSVSPDTSQDSSRKSSVSMDENEEGC